One Carya illinoinensis cultivar Pawnee chromosome 5, C.illinoinensisPawnee_v1, whole genome shotgun sequence genomic window, agtggAGCAAAGTTGTGAGAAAATaacctaataataaaataatatacatgcCAAAATAAACTAGCATACACATCATAATAACATACAtgccaaaataaaagtattttcatttggttgtatttttgtgtattttaattaaatgattattttatttaatataattagtgactctattgttttaattttaatgtgtttttcattgaaaaaaataagtacaaaaatgagtaatgctatataagATCCTAAGTTGCAAATTATGTATTCTCTTTGAAAGGTGCACactatgaaaattacataatatgtAACCGCCACAATATAATCTTAATATTGTACCATTCACCCTTGCATAAAGCTCGATACAACCATAAATATTGCTTCCCTTTCGACAATACCATGCTACAAATCCAAGGTGTGCTTCATCACCACGTtccataagaaaaatgatagccTTACTCTTTCTCTACTACCACTCTACTACCAAGCCTCACGTGgctttattttgctttttatatttcttctaCTTTTAGCACAGCATTTGAAATTCAAACACACTTATCTATTTCAGAAGACCACTCCAtttcctataaaaaataaaaataaaaatagaagacCACGACATGAACGTCGTTTGCAGTCTCCCAGTGTGGCCTCCTCTCCTTCGGCTTGTGCCTCCCGATATGGCTACCATTTGACGGCGCCTTCTCGGATGAGATATCCACCGAATCGTCTCCTTCGCCTATCTCCCACACTCTCTCTCACACAAACTCTCAAAGCCTCCCTCGCATAGCACCAGTCCGTAGGGGCGACTGCGAGATTCCTTCGGTTGCTTTAATTTCTAAAGCAGCAGTTTCTTTTACTCTCGGGAAGCTTTTGTCTGTTTCGGTTCACTTTTGAAAGCAATGGAGTCGACGATGAAAGCTTCTTCTCCATGGCATGTCTCTTCTAGAACAAAATCAgggtccctctctctctcctttgggAAAAAATTTATTCTGCAACCAAATTTCTCTTCCCCTTTTTCTGGGTTTTGAGGGTATATTACATAAACTAAAATTGAATAGGAAATCTCAttgtgttataaaaaaaaacttgaaacaGAGCTCTGTTCCAAAAACCGATGGGCAgccaatttaaaacaaaagaaagatagACCAGAACAAAAAAATTAGAGTTTTCCTTAGCTTTTTACCAAGGTTCTGAAGAATTGATAAAACTCAACGAGCGTAAGATAAAAACCATAGCTGCAGATAGTTTCAAGTCAAGGTGAATAGCAAAGTCAACTAAGGGGAAATGGTTTAAGAGTTTTTATATCATAACCTATTAAAGCTATTGGTTCTGGAAGTAAAATAGCTTCAGTGGACGCATATAACCAAAACAATCTGAATTGTAGACGCAAGCGAGagcaatattaataaatattttcacaGTGGCTTTTGGGCGGAGGGGAGAGAGTTTTGAGCTTCTGAGCAAGCGTGGCTTTTGGGCATAATAACAATTACCGAGTTTTCTAACAGCGTTTTAACTCTAGAGACCAAATTAAAGAcggaaaggaaaaaataaaaaaaaaggagccACATGGACTGGGTAGTAAAGCAGTAGCGGAGAAGAGGCAAGGGTATCACTACCCGTTCCATAAATGAAAACCCCATCATACAAGTACCTGCACCCTACTGAACTTGACGGCATTGTACAGTATAGGAACAAAATCTGGCACGCTTCACACGGACAAAAGCTGGCATGTTGTACGAGTACCTGCATCCTACTGTCTGACATAGCTACagtaaaagattaaaatatcaACTTTTGCACATACACAAAAGCATAACACAAGAGACTATACAATACACACCGATGAAAAAATAGAATGAGAAATTTATTgttcatttttataataataagatagacacttattattatagaaagatatatattaataaaacaccacatgcaatgcacatgtgtcctgttgatatttttattaggtttaacaactttaaaatttttcagtttAATTATAAATGGACAAagttttatctatattttaacatttttttcctattcataataaacattatatatattatctgcaaaatattcataactatactatataattttaataaacatAACTACAACTACACACGATtactttatacatatatattacaaCAGTCGagagttaaaaaaagaaaagtctgAAATTCATTCTACTGTTACTAGGATGTTATTAACTGATGTGAGgaataaacagagagaagagGGGAGAAATTTCAAAACTGTAAAAAGCAGGGAAAACTTTTACACCAAGCGGCGAATTTAACCTACTGTAAACACGTACACCCCATTTTGTAATCGTGTCATCAGATTTCCTTGACTAAGTGGCAAATTTAATCTAGCATAAACACGTACAACCTATTTTGTAATCGTGTCatcagattttattttataaacacgTACAACCAAGTGATGCCGATGACATGATTAATCCTAATTCTCTTCCCCATCTGTGGTGGGACAAGTTTCTTCCGCTCAGCAGGTCAGcacatgttttttaaaattgtatttttttaatgagttcaACGGAcaaattgtgatttttaaattaaatttaaaaaaaaaaaaagtgtttatcACGTATGCAGAAATATTAATCGTTGGAAGATATTGGATTGAACATAATTTGGGGAAAATTCTGTGATCTATGGAAGGTGGTCGATGTAAGTGGAACTGGTTGCAATGTTGCATCATGGGTTGCGTCCGGATACACCGCGTCATTGACGGcaacatgaatatttatatttttatagataaGAGTCCAAGAAATTTGTGTTTTACGGCAAGGTTTGCCGTAAAACCATGCCGTAATTGGAGCAGGTTTGCATGGCGTCATGGCTTGCGTCCGGAtacaaacaaagagaaatggTGTTTTATAAGAAGTCAGTGTGAAGAGGGACAGAATGATTGGTGAAGCAGAAAAGGTACCAAGGAGAAAGAATGAGTGTTGGAGCAGAGAAGGTAGTGTGCGTAACCGGTGCGTCCGGATACATTGCGTCGTGGCTGGTGAAACTCTTGCTCCAACGCGGATACACTGTCAATGCCTCTGTTCGTGACCCAAGTTAGTACTCAAAAGTATTATCACATATTATCTGATTCTCTCGTCAGAGTACATAAGGGTTTCTTCTATAGTCgatgttttctttaattttgagcTCCTTGAGTTGCGAGTGTATATGATTTTCCTTTTCCATAAGAGAGGGATACGGCTAATACTACAcatattttctgttttttttttttttcgaaaaggCTCCTTGAGTTTCTTGGAACCAACTTTTGTAGTCTAAACTCTAAAGTAGTTGAACAGCTACGATCAACTCTCGGTTCACTTTGCTCCAAACTTCCTTATTATCACTaagaaaagattattttttgctttcaaaattaGATGCTTTAAAACTTCTTTAGGATCTCATAAACTTGATGTTTAAGAAGGGAAAGATATGAATATTGGTAATGCTAAATGGATGATTTTCCCCCCTGAAAGGATGCACTATATGTAGACATTTTATGGGTTCAACTTTAAATGTGTGCCACAGATGACCCAAAGAAGACAGAACACTTGCTTATGCTGGATGGAGCTAAGGAAAGACTTCATTTGTTCAAAGCAGACATACTGGAAGAAGGATCGTTTGATTCCCTGGTTGATGGATGTGAGGGCGTTTTTCATACAGCCAGTCCTGTTTATCTCAGTGCCAACGATCCTCAGGTACGTTCTGTTTCATGCTAATTGAGCCAATGCAAATGTCATGTATTATCCCAATGGGTCGTATAATGCTTAGCTGTTTACCGAAAGTGGATGAATTTTTCAAGTCCCCTTGTAATTTGAAGTAGTCCATGATGTGACTTTATTCTTTCATGGGTTTATTCAGATGAAATTACCCTCTTGGGCTTTCACATATGCTTGTTGATATTCGTTTGATACTTCTTTTATCTACAATTAATACCACCAATAGATCTTCTCCAATGTTCACATGCAAGTCTTTGTTAGCATCTCTTTGAACTCATTCAAATTTAAGATGGAAAAATGCCATAGTCTGTCCAGATACTTTGCAGGAGTTTACATTTAAATGCAATGGTGTCTTATCAACTTACCCAATTCAAATACCTTTGTTTATAATCCTTTCAGGCTGAATTAATTGAGCCAGCTGTGAAGGGAACACTTAACGTTCTTAGATCATGTGCTAAAGTTTCATCTGTTAAAAGGGTGGTTATAACATCCTCAATGGCAGCGGTTGTATACAATGGAAAACCCCATACTCCTGATGTGTTAGTTGATGAGACTTGGTTTTCAGATCCAGCTTTTTGTGAGGAATCGAAggttcacatatatatatgctaatttcttattatatattatcttttgagttttgttacatacaagcacagttgtgcactaatctgtatattaatactgatttattcatacttaaaatttaaattaagactgttttcaataaaatttactttttgaccaatcacatcacattaatacacagttatacttataactatatttttccttttatctttttctcaagttctttgcTGAAGCTACATATGAGGACTTAAAATGATTTTGTGACTGCTTCTCACCATGAATTAGGTCATTTAAGTATAAAACCATTTGAAAGGTCACATCAGTAAATATTAGATTATTTGGGATTTTTAGAGTCTGAAACACTTTGCATTCTTTTCTACGCTTCATCTTTTTCTCCTTTATCTTTAGTTTTTACATGCCGCTTTTAGAAAATGTCACAATCAAgttcttaataaaaaaataattaataattttagtattaattatattgcATCAAACTGTTATTGATAGCTTTGAAGAACACATTGTTTTCTATTAAAACTTATTTATGCTTTCTGTCTCTGTCACTATATTTGAATGATTAAGTGAACCATTGCCCCTGAACTTGGAGCCAAGTGTTGGCTATGGCAGAATCTTAATTCGAACATCCAATTCTCTTTTGGCTTCTAGAAGCATGTATTGAGGGAAAAAGGATAAAAGTAAAGCAGTGGTATATTCCGTAAATATTCTGCCCTTGGCTGGGGGGCATGGAAGAATGTCATCGGAAGCTTGCCTTCCATGCCTCGTATTTGCGTTGGTAAATTTCAAATGTTTTGTATTCGGTTTAGTTGGGTAACATATTATTTATCAGCAGCAGTCTTAGATAGTGGCTAATTAGTATATTGCAGCCACAAAAATTTTCTGTCTCCTAAAAATAATTGCTTTCTTCAGCTTTGGTATACGCTTTCAAAGACCTTGGCAGAGAAGGCTGCTTGGGAATTTTCCAAAGAAAATGGAATTGACATGATAGCAATGCATCCTGGGTGGGTGAGTGGTCCCCTTTTACAGCCAACTATCAATACAAGTTTGAAGCCATTTCTCAAACTTGCGAAAGGTATTATCCGGCCAGTGAAATTATTGTTTACCTTTCTATTTGAATATTGTTTTTGATCGGTTACCTTTCTATTTGAATATTAACAAATACTTGTGCCTATTAATTGGTGGAAAGAGTTTGCCATCCGTCTAACCTATTAAAGTATGACTCTAAGGCAACCTGTTTTGAGGTGTATGCAATTATTTGTAATGGTTTCGTATGATACGTCAGATATACTTTAAAACAAAAGTAGATTTATAATCTAATAGATCACATCAACtcacataattttttagatttacTTTGTGGGATTTCTTTGTGACTAAAAAATTTTTCAATTGGAATTGTGTgggtaaatatttaattttttatttactttctattcttcttctcattttt contains:
- the LOC122309933 gene encoding phenylacetaldehyde reductase-like isoform X2 translates to MSVGAEKVVCVTGASGYIASWLVKLLLQRGYTVNASVRDPNDPKKTEHLLMLDGAKERLHLFKADILEEGSFDSLVDGCEGVFHTASPVYLSANDPQAELIEPAVKGTLNVLRSCAKVSSVKRVVITSSMAAVVYNGKPHTPDVLVDETWFSDPAFCEESKLWYTLSKTLAEKAAWEFSKENGIDMIAMHPGWVSGPLLQPTINTSLKPFLKLAKGEPDYKSTNATAQELPRTQMTDIVLTSNTLKEESKRSISIRDGMVPPTSRRRNMGDNYYEQTVQYHIPTLKLNKQTNPQNKKPTKNNQTMSTT
- the LOC122309933 gene encoding phenylacetaldehyde reductase-like isoform X3 — translated: MSVGAEKVVCVTGASGYIASWLVKLLLQRGYTVNASVRDPNDPKKTEHLLMLDGAKERLHLFKADILEEGSFDSLVDGCEGVFHTASPVYLSANDPQLWYTLSKTLAEKAAWEFSKENGIDMIAMHPGWVSGPLLQPTINTSLKPFLKLAKGAESIPFMSPRWVDVRDVANAHILAFENPSANGRYCLVGRVLQFSEFVKLMRELFPDINFPEKCGDDHPFASSYLVSRERAEGLGLNFTPVEVTLKDTFESLRASNFFNI
- the LOC122309933 gene encoding phenylacetaldehyde reductase-like isoform X1 gives rise to the protein MSVGAEKVVCVTGASGYIASWLVKLLLQRGYTVNASVRDPNDPKKTEHLLMLDGAKERLHLFKADILEEGSFDSLVDGCEGVFHTASPVYLSANDPQAELIEPAVKGTLNVLRSCAKVSSVKRVVITSSMAAVVYNGKPHTPDVLVDETWFSDPAFCEESKLWYTLSKTLAEKAAWEFSKENGIDMIAMHPGWVSGPLLQPTINTSLKPFLKLAKGAESIPFMSPRWVDVRDVANAHILAFENPSANGRYCLVGRVLQFSEFVKLMRELFPDINFPEKCGDDHPFASSYLVSRERAEGLGLNFTPVEVTLKDTFESLRASNFFNI